DNA sequence from the Tissierella sp. MB52-C2 genome:
ACTTTAGTTTTTCCACTACCGGCACCTGCTAAAATTAGTAGGGATCCATCTGTATGTAATACAGCTTCTCTCTGTCTATCATTCAATCCATTTAGGTAATCCATTGCTCCACACCTTTCTAAACATTTGTTTCTTTCTTATTTATTATATAGTATTGAGCATAATATTTCCATTAAAAAAGCAACAATCATGGATTGTTGCTTTTTCAGTAGATTCAAATGTATAAAGCTATATTAATGAAAATTATTTGATAGAACCTGCAATTTTTACTAATTCTTCTCTACCTATTTCTCCTCTTCCCATCAAACTATAAAGGACATCATTATATTCCCAATAAATACTTCTTTCATTCATAAGAATAGCTTTTTCATTATTAACTTTGACTTCCTCTATTTTTCCGTCTGTTGCTATACCAAATGCTGTCTCTTCATCCGATAAACTTTGTTGCATATAGATATTTTTTCCTGTATTTTGATTAACAAAATATAGATCAATATATTTACTATTTTCCGCAATACCGTCTTCATCTTTATAAAATTCTGCTCTGTCAAATTTATATCCATCTGGTAAGTAGCTTGGAAGAATTACATTAAAGCAAGTATAGCTATTCAATTCGTCAGCATCTTTGATTACAAGATATTCTTCTTTTCTTAGCAATTCTTTATCTGCTACTGTTATTATCTCTCCACTTTCTTCATCTATATTAGCAATTTCCTGGCCATCAGCTGTATATATTTTCCTAGTACCTATGCCTTCTTCTTGGAATACTTCTAGCATATTGCCATCCTTATCAAATATTTTTCCTTTTAAATTCTCAGGAATTAAGTATGATTTTTTCTCAGGTTCAATTTGCACAGCTTCTATATTTTTGAGGGATATAATCTTGACTATTTTATCTATAATATCCTGTGCAAATGATGTTTGCATTGCTGAAACACTTAATACCCCTATTAACAAAAATGATGCAACTTTAGCAATTGGATGTTTAATTTTCTTTCCTTTTTTCATTTCATCTTCTCCTCTATATTCATTAATATTTTTTAATGTTTTATCAAATACTTCTTTTCTATTACTGTCTTTGCTAAAATCTTTATTGGCTAAAGCCTTAGTTATCTCTAAAACTTTCTCGTATTCTTCTGAATCTATACTGTTTAAATCATCTATTCCTTGAAAACACTCATCTATCTTATTAGAAAATTCATCTTTAATATTTCTATCAATCATATTTATTCCTCCTTTTCTAATTCTATTTTCAACTTTTTCATTATCCTATAAAGTATTATCCCTACATTGTTGGGAGTAAGATCTAATATCTCTGCGATTTCTTTGTTCTTCAGTTCTGCTCCAAACCTAAGAGATATAATGCTTTTTTCTCTTGGATCTAATATCTTTAATGCCTTTAGAAGTTCATCATTTGTTTCTGATATTTCTATTATTTCTTCTGGAGTTTTCATCTTTGATATTAATTCCTTCACTCCATCAATAGAAAAAATATTATATTTTTTCCTATTTCTAAAATGATCATTTACTATATTCTTAGCTATGGCGAATAGCCATACTTCAAATGGTGATTTGTCTTTTGAATATTTATTTATATTGATCATAGCTTTTAAAAACGTTTGACTAGTCAAATCTTCTGCAGTATATTGACAACTAACTTGATAATATATAAAATTGTACACCCTTTTATAATAGGTTTCAAAAATATAAGAAAAATCTTGCTCATTATATATATTTTCTTTAGTTTTTTCTATTTTGAGGGTATTTGCCAAAGTTGCTCGATACATATCAAACCTCCTCCTTGAATTTTATATTTGGCGCCGAATATTTTCATTCATATGTTAATACGTAAATTTCTTCGTTTCATTACACAATATTTAAATTTTTTTATTTATATTAAAATCCAATTAATTATATCGTATAAATAAAGGACTGTCTCAAAATTTAATTTTGAGACAGTCCTTTCTATGTTATTAACAATTTTAAAACTTATTTTATATTTGCTTTAAATAATTATTTCTTAATATCAGTCTATAAATCAATTCTTCAATAAATGTAATTATACTACTTGTTATAAAGTATATTCCTATACCAACTGGACTTCTAGACGTTAATATAATTGATATAATGATAATGCTTACTATATTTTGCTTTAAAGGTTTACTTTCATCAAATCTTCTTAAATATCCTATATAGTTTAATAAATTAGGACTTATTGAAACCAATGCATATACTAAAGGTATTATATAGCTAGTGTCATAAGATTTTAGGCTTGAAGCCCACGGTACTAATATAGAACCTGTATCTACACTGTTTGCCTTAATAACATTGAATAAAATTATTAGTATTGGAATTTGAATTAAACCTGTAAAAGAGCCTAATAAACTGGAGCCATTTTTAGTATAATACTTAGTTAGTTCCTCGTTCATTTTTGTTTCGTTATCTCTATATTTTTTCCTTATTTCATCAATTTCTGTTGTAAACTCTCGCTGTTTTAATAAAGCCATTTTTTGTTTTATAGATAATGGTAGTAATAAAACTTTAACTAATATAGTTAACGCCACTATGGCCAAACCCCAGTCATTAGTAAAGTTAAATAATATATTTAAAACACTGCTTAATAAATTAGACATGAAAAATTCATCCTCCCAAAATAGTTTTTATAGTTTGAGTCATTAATCATATCTATTACTTAATCTGGAAAGTAAAATCTCCATATTTGATACTTTTCATATGAGCTATAGTCTGCTATGTTTAAACATATATTATAATCTAGAAATTTACTTTTCTCAAATTTATAATGTTCATTAGAGATATTTAGAAACTGACTTTTAAAACATCTTAATGCAATATATCCCATAGATATAAAACATATAAAGAACATCATGAAACTTAAAAATGATAAGTAATCAAAATCCATGGTAAAAACTCCTTTTAAAATGAATTGCATTAACATTATACGATATAGATAATATATATACAACTCATATATCGTACTTTTTGATATTTCCAACCATTTAGAATGTAATTAAAAATCTAAATCTTCATAAAAAGTGCACCTCCAAAAGTCAAATTTATTGTCTAACTTTTGGGGTGCTCTTCTTAATGAGTTCTTTAATTATATTATCTAGCTGCTTTTAATCTTGCTATATCGCCCCAATTGTCAGCAGTAGCTATTTCTATTCTTGATATGTTCGATTTAATGTCTGCTAATTCTTCCTTTACTTCATATCTAAATTCCGTCAAATCCATAGTCTGCTCTACTACAGCATCCAACTTTACAAAAATTTGTTTTTGTCCCTCTTCTAATCCTATTACTTTTTCTTCTAGGTTAGTTACTTTTTCTTCTATCCCAACTACTTTTTCATTTAAATTTTTCTGTCCTTCTTCTAGGTTTCCTAGTTTTTCCAATACTAATATTTGAAATTCTTCATTAGTCATAGTCAAAACCTCCCCTTATCCCTATTCTACATTATATCCTTAAATACAATTATATATTAAAAATAAATATCATACAATGAATAATTCATCTTTAATTTTCTACTTATAATATTCATTGTTTATATAGATTTCCAATGCTATAATAAGAGTAAATTCAATGATTAAGGAGGCCTATATGAAGCTAAATTATAAACGAACATTTTTTATTGGTTTGGCATTTTTATCGATTTCTTCTTTTTGGCAATTATATGATAATATTATACCTCTTATTTTACACAATACCTTTGGCATTGGGGAAACTATGACAGGAACTCTAATGGCTCTTGATAATGTACTAGCATTATTTTTGCTTCCATTCTTCGGTACTCTTTCTGATAAGATAAATACTCCTTTTGGAAAAAGGACTCCCTTTATTGTTATTGGAACAACCATAGCTGTTATATCTATGATGTTAGTTCCTATGGCAAATAGTAGTCAAAACTTTGCATTGTTTTTTATATCTTTAGGGTTAGTATTGCTTTCTATGAGTATTTATCGTTCTCCTGCCGTTGCATTAATGCCCGATCTTACTCCTAAGAACCTTAGAAGTAAGGCAAATTCCATAATTAATCTTATGGGAGCAGTAGGGGCTATCTTTACTCTTTTAATGATTAGTCTCTTAATCCCAAAGGAAGCTTCACCTAATTATACGAGTATATTTCTGGCTGTTGCTTTTTTAATGTTATTTTCAGTTATTATACTTGTGATTGCCATTAGAGAAAATAGATTATCTAAAGAAGTAGCTATCATTAATTTAGATGAAAATGAAAAATCACATTTAGATGATTTAAGTCCTAGTATGACTATGAATAAGGATATAAAAAGGAGTCTAGGTTTTTTATTGGCATCTATCTTCTTATGGTTTACAGCCTATAATGCTATTACTACAGCATTTTCTAGATATGCTACTATAGTTTGGAATTTAAAAGGTGGTGGTTTTGCCAATGCTCTTATGGTTGCAACAGGTACTGCTATTCTTTCCTATATACCTATAGGAATTATATCTGGCAATATAGGTAGAAAGAAAACTATTATTGGTGGAATTTTGTTAATGAGTGGATCTTATTTCTGTGGATTTTTCTTTAAATCCTATTCACCATTAATTAATTTAGTATTTGCCTTTACAGGTATTGGCTGGGCTGCCATTAGTGTAAACTCATATCCTATGGTGGTAGAAATGAGTCGTAACTCAGACATAGGAAAATATACTGGTTTATATTATACTTTTTCCATGTCTGCCCAGATTTTTACCCCTATATTGTCTGGCTTTTTACTGGAGAATATAT
Encoded proteins:
- a CDS encoding MFS transporter produces the protein MKLNYKRTFFIGLAFLSISSFWQLYDNIIPLILHNTFGIGETMTGTLMALDNVLALFLLPFFGTLSDKINTPFGKRTPFIVIGTTIAVISMMLVPMANSSQNFALFFISLGLVLLSMSIYRSPAVALMPDLTPKNLRSKANSIINLMGAVGAIFTLLMISLLIPKEASPNYTSIFLAVAFLMLFSVIILVIAIRENRLSKEVAIINLDENEKSHLDDLSPSMTMNKDIKRSLGFLLASIFLWFTAYNAITTAFSRYATIVWNLKGGGFANALMVATGTAILSYIPIGIISGNIGRKKTIIGGILLMSGSYFCGFFFKSYSPLINLVFAFTGIGWAAISVNSYPMVVEMSRNSDIGKYTGLYYTFSMSAQIFTPILSGFLLENISYKTLFPYSFVFSLLSLCTMLMVHHGDSIPVKKKSTLEHFDIED
- the yidC gene encoding membrane protein insertase YidC; protein product: MSNLLSSVLNILFNFTNDWGLAIVALTILVKVLLLPLSIKQKMALLKQREFTTEIDEIRKKYRDNETKMNEELTKYYTKNGSSLLGSFTGLIQIPILIILFNVIKANSVDTGSILVPWASSLKSYDTSYIIPLVYALVSISPNLLNYIGYLRRFDESKPLKQNIVSIIIISIILTSRSPVGIGIYFITSSIITFIEELIYRLILRNNYLKQI
- a CDS encoding sigma-70 family RNA polymerase sigma factor, whose protein sequence is MYRATLANTLKIEKTKENIYNEQDFSYIFETYYKRVYNFIYYQVSCQYTAEDLTSQTFLKAMININKYSKDKSPFEVWLFAIAKNIVNDHFRNRKKYNIFSIDGVKELISKMKTPEEIIEISETNDELLKALKILDPREKSIISLRFGAELKNKEIAEILDLTPNNVGIILYRIMKKLKIELEKEE
- a CDS encoding DUF4367 domain-containing protein produces the protein MIDRNIKDEFSNKIDECFQGIDDLNSIDSEEYEKVLEITKALANKDFSKDSNRKEVFDKTLKNINEYRGEDEMKKGKKIKHPIAKVASFLLIGVLSVSAMQTSFAQDIIDKIVKIISLKNIEAVQIEPEKKSYLIPENLKGKIFDKDGNMLEVFQEEGIGTRKIYTADGQEIANIDEESGEIITVADKELLRKEEYLVIKDADELNSYTCFNVILPSYLPDGYKFDRAEFYKDEDGIAENSKYIDLYFVNQNTGKNIYMQQSLSDEETAFGIATDGKIEEVKVNNEKAILMNERSIYWEYNDVLYSLMGRGEIGREELVKIAGSIK